The following is a genomic window from Amycolatopsis australiensis.
CCATTTCGGCGTACTGCCGGCCCAGCTCGGCGTCGCCCGCCACCGGACGTGCCTTGAGCAACGCCTGGAACTCCCAGGTCTTGGCCCATTTCCGGTAGTAGCCCTGGTGGCTTTCCAGCGTGCGGACCAGCGCGCCGGCCTTGCCCTCGGGGCGCAGCGCGGCGTCGACCTCGAAGCACGCCTTCCCGACGACCCGCATCATCGTGCTGGCCAGCCGCGTGGCAATGCCGAGGTCGTCCGCGCCGACGAAGATGACGTCGACGTCGCTGACGTAGTTGAGCTCCCGGCCGCCGCACTTGCCCATCGCGATCACCGAAAGCCGGCCCGCCGCCTCGGCGCCGACCTCGGCTTCGGCCACGACGAGCCCGGCGGCGAGCGCGGCCTCGGCCAGTTCGGTCAGCTGCGCCGCGACCTCGGCGTAGCGCGGGTGCTCGAGCCCGGGCTCGACGACGTGGCCCAGGTCGGCGGCGGCGATGCCGAGCAGCTGGCCGCGGTAGGCGACTTTGAGGGCCTGCTCGGCTTCGAGCCCGGTCAGGACCGAATCGTCGTCACGAAGGAGGGCGGTGCGCAGCGCGTCGCGGTAGCAAGCCGAGTCGGTGCACTTGTCGCCGGTGAGCGACTGCCAGTGCGCGGGGTGGGCGGCGAGGAAGTCGGCGAGCGCGCTCGACGTCCCCAGCACGCCGAGGAGGCGGCCGCGGAACGTCCGGTGGCCGCGGAGCTGCTCTTCGAGCCGTCGCCACTCGGCGGTGTCGGCCTCGCGGACGCGGTCGAGTCCGCGCAGCGCCAAGTCGGGATCGGCGGCACGGGACAACGCCGCGAGCACGTCGGCGGCCGCGGCGACCGGGCCGTCGTCGTCCCACCAGCCGGCCGCGCGCAGCTGACTCTCGGCACGGGAATCGGTGAAGCCGTACCTCGCCGCCGAAGCGGTCGTGCGCGCTCGGTCTGCCATCACCGACCACCGTATCCCGGCGGCCCGGCTCAGGCGGCGAGCCGACCCGGTTCGACGTCGGCGGGGGTCGGCTCGGGCACGTGGAAGCTGTGCGCGGTCACGGGGTTGCGTCGCGAGAGGACCCAGATCCCGGCACCGACGGCGACCCCGGCGAGGCCGACGGCGATGGTGCCGGCGGTGCCGAGCGAGGCGATCTTGCCGGAGACCGCGCCGACGACCGCGGCGGCGGGCAGGGTGAACAGCCACGCGACGACCATCCGGCCTGCCATCCGCCAGCGCACCGGAGCGTCACGGCGGCCGACGCCGGAGCCGACGATCCCGCCCGAGCACACGTGCGTCGTCGACAGCGGGAAGCCCAGCCGCGATGAGACCAGGATGACCACCGCCGAGCTCGTCTGGGCGGCGAAGCCCTGCGGGCCCTCGATGTCGGTCAGGCCCTTGCCGAGCGTGTGCGTGATGCGCCAGCCGCCGAGGTAGGTGCCCAGCGCGAGCGCGCACGCGGCGCTGATGATCACCCAGACGGGTGGTGCCGCGCCCGACGGCAGGCTGCCGGCGCTGACGAGCGTGAGCGTGATGACGCCCATCGTCTTCTGCGCGTCGTTGGTGCCGTGGGCGAGCGAGACGAGCGACGCCGAGACGATCTGGCCGACCTTGAACCCGCGCGTCGCCGGACGGCCGCGGACCAGGAAGCGATAGACCAGGTACGTCGCGATCATCGCCACGACGCCGGCGATCACCGGGCTGGCCGCGGCGGGGACCAGCACCTTCTCGACGATCTTTCCGAAGTGGACCGAGTCGGTGCCCGCCGAGATCCAGGTGGCGCCGATCAGGCCGCCGAAGAGCGCGTGCGACGAGCTCGACGGCAGGCCGACGAACCACGTCACGAGGTTCCAGACGATCGCGCCGATCAGCCCGCCGAAGACGATCGACGGGCCGATCTTCGTGTCGTCCACCAGGCCGCTGGAGATCGTCTTGGCGACCTCGACCGACAGGAACGCGCCGACCAGGTTCAGCACCGCGGAGATCGCGACGGCCACCCTGGGCCGCAGGGCCCCGGTGGCGATCGACGTCGCCATCGAGTTCGCGGTGTCGTGGAACCCGTTCGTGAAATCGAAAACCAGGGCCGTGACTACGACGAGCACGACCAGCAACGAGGGCTCCACCCCGACCTCCGAACCCTTGTGGGGACTCCTCCCGCAAGGTACATGACGGGTGAGGGGGACAGTTAACAGCCCGTTGACGATTGTGACGCTTTCCGTTAAGCGAGCGGCAAAGTCCGTTGACTCTCGGCGGCGGGCTCCAGCTCACCGGCGGCCAACCGGACGAACCGCTGCGCGAACGGACGCCAGGTCTCCTCGACGTCGGCGTGCACGGTGATCAACGCGTCGTGCTCGAGTGAGCCCGGACGAGCGAATCCGGCTTCCTCCGGGCTGTCCGCCGCCCAGCTCTCGACGACCTCGGGCGTCGTCTCGATGTGGAACTGGACGCCGTAGACGCACCGCCCGAGCCGGTAGGCCTGGTTCGTGTAGCGCGGTGCGGACGCGAGCAGCTCGGCACCGGGCGGGAGCCGGGTGATCGCGTCGGTGTGGAACTGGAGGACGTCCTGCATGAGCGGCAGCTCGGCGAAGAGCGGGTCGGTCCAGGCGGCGTCCTTCTTGGCGACGAGGTGCGGGCCGACCTCCGGCCCGTCGGCCCCGACCTCGACGCGGCCACCGGTCGCGACGGCCAGCAGCTGGGCGCCGAGGCAGATGCCGAGGGTCGGCAGGTTCCGCGACGCCGCGGTGGCCAGCAGCCGCCGGACGTCGGCGAGCCACGGGTGTTTCGCGTCGTCCTCCGCGGCCATGCCGCCGCCGAGGCAGACGACACCCTGGTAGCCGTCGAGGCCGGTAGGGAGGTCGTCAGCCGGTGGCCGGCGAAGGTCGAGGTCCGCGCCGGCGTCGGTGAGCCAGTCGCCGAGGGGGCCGGGCGGGTCGGAGGCGTCCGGCTGGATGATGAGCAATCGGGTCACGGTTTCCAGGGTAGGTCAGCAGGCGCAGCGGATTCCCGCGGTCGCGGTGGGCACGGAGCCCTCGACGGGGTAGCCGGCGGCGATCCAGGCGGTGATGCCGCCGGAGAGCCGCTTGACGCGGAAGCCGAGCTGGGCGAGCTTGAGCGCGCCCTTCGTGGCCGCGTTGCAGTTGATGCTCTCGCAGTAGCAGACGTACACGAGGTCCCGGTCGAGGTGGGCGGTGCTGTCCGGCGTCATGTCGCGGTAGGGCAGGTTGATCGCGCCGGGGATGCGGGCCTGGGCGAAGGCTTCGGGTGCCCGGGTCTCGACGACGACGTAACCGTCGGTGTGGCCGGCTTCGAGGTCGCGGACGAGGTCGTCGGGGTCGACCTCGAAGGCGAGTTCGGCACCGAAGTAGGTGGTGGCGGCTTCGGGGGCCGGGGCGGGGACGGCGAGGGTGCGTGTCATGAGGTAAATCCTGCTGGCAGACTGCCGCCGCGGACAGGGCACAATCGGCGTGGAAGCCCGGGACGGCCGGGGATTTCCCTGTGTTGACCCTGCGAGCCCGGGAGAGTGGCGGTGGACCCCCTCGACGACGTCGACTGGCACCTGCTGGAGCTTCTCCAGTCCGACGGACGGCTGACTTTTTCGGAGCTGGGCCGCCGGGTGTCGCTGTCGGGTTCGGCGGTGACGGAGCGAGTACGCCGTCTCGAGGAGCGCGGCGTGATCACCGGCTACGCGGCACGCGTCGACACGACGAAGCTGGGCCTGCCGATCGAAGCCTTGGTCCGGGCGCGGGTGCGGAGTCTGGACACGCCCCGGTTCCGGACGGCTGTGTTGCCGCTCCCCCAGGTCATCGGCGCGGACCACGTGACTGGCGAGGAGTGCTGGATTCTCCGGGTGCTGTGCCGGGACACGGCGGAGCTGGAGGAGCTGGTGGAGAAGGTGCAGCGGTATGGCGAGACGACGACGTCGCTGGTGCTGTCGAGTCCGCTGCGGAGCCGCGCGGTGGGTCGTCCCGGGTCCGCATGAGGCATCGCGCCACGGCCCCTACCTGCCGGCTGGGGTTTTCCGGGCACGAAGGAAGGCCCCGGGAGAACCAATTCTGGTCCTCGACCGGGGCCTTCCCCAACATGAAGTTCGGCGGTGTCCTACTCTCCCACAACCCTTCGGTTGCAGTACCATCGGCGCTGTCAGGCTTAGCTTCCGGGTTCGGAATGGGACCGGGCGTTTCCCTGACGCTATAACCACCGAAACACTACGAAACAACACACACACCCGGTGTGGTGTTTCAGAGCTGTAGAGTGGATGCGTAACATCTTCGTAGGCAAGTCCTCGGCCTATTAGTACCAGTCAACTCGACAACACATTACTGTGCTTCCATCTCTGGCCTATCAACCCAATGGTCTCTTGGGGGCCTTAACCCACAAAGGGTGGGATACCTCATCTTGGAACAGGCTTCCCGCTTAGATGCCTTCAGCGGTTATCCCTTCCGAACGTGGCCAACCAGCCATGCCCCTGGCGGAACAACTGGCACACCAGAGGTTCGTCCGTCCCGGTCCTCTCGTACTAGGGACAGCCTTCCTCAAGTATCCTACGCGCGCGGCGGATAGGGACCGAACTGTCTCACGACGTTCTAAACCCAGCTCGCGTGCCGCTTTAATGGGCGAACAGCCCAACCCTTGGGACCTACTCCGGCCCCAGGATGCGACGAGCCGACATCGAGGTGCCAAACCATGCCGTCGATATGGACTCTTGGGCAAGATCAGCCTGTTATCCCCGGGGTACCTTTTATCCGTTGAGCGACACCCCTTCCACCAGGAGGTGCCGGATCACTAGTCCCGACTTTCGTCCCTGCTCGACATGTCTGTCTCACAGTCAAGCTCCCTTGTGCACTTGCACTCAACACCTGATTGCCAACCAGGCTGAGGGAACCTTTGGGCGCCTCCGTTACTCTTTAGGAGGCAACCGCCCCAGTTAAACTACCCATCAGGCACTGTCCCTGAACCAGATCATGGCCCGAGGTTCAGATTCCCAATTCGACCAGAGTGGTATTTCAACAACGACTCCACCACAACTAGCGTCGCAGCTTCACAGTCTCCCACCTATCCTACACAAGCCGAACCGAAAACCAATACCAAACTATAGTAAAGGTCCCGGGGTCTTTCCGTCCTGCCGCGCGTAACGAGCATCTTTACTCGTAGTGCAATTTCGCCGGGCCTGTGGTTGAGACAGCCGGAAAGTCGTTACGCCATTCGTGCAGGTCGGAACTTACCCGACAAGGAATTTCGCTACCTTAGGATGGTTATAGTTACCACCGCCGTTTACTGGCGCTTAAATTCTCAGCTTCACCCCCGAAGGAGTTAACCGGTCCTCTTAACGTTCCAGCACCGGGCAGGCGTCAGTCCATATACATCGTCTTGCGACTTCGCATGGACCTGTGTTTTTAGTAAACAGTCGCTTTCCGCTGGTCTCTGCGGCCACCCACCCCTAGCCCGAAAAAGGCTTCAAGGTGTTTGGCCCCCCTTCTCCCGAAGTTACGGGGGCATTTTGCCGAGTTCCTTAACCACAGTTCACCCGATCGCCTTGGTATTCTCTACCTGACCACCTGTGTTGGTTTGGGGTACGGGCCGTGCATGCACTCACTAGAGGCTTTTCTCGGCAGCATAGGATCACTCTACTTCGCCTCAAACGGCTACGCATCACGTCTCAGCCTCGTGGAACACGGATTTACCTATGTTCCGGCCTACACGCTTACACCAGGACAACCATCGCCTGGCGGAGCTACCTTCCTGCGTCACCCCATCGCTTGACTACTACGAAATCAGGTCCCACGCTCCACACGACACTTCCATCCGAAGACTTCCGCGCCGGCTTTGGGTGGTTAGTATCAAACGCCTCGTCATGGGCGCACATGCTCGGGTACGGGAATATCAACCCGTTGTCCATCGACTACGCCTGTCGGCCTCGCCTTAGGTCCCGACTTACCCTGGGCGGATTAGCCTGGCCCAGGAACCCTTGGTCATCCGGCGGCAGAGTTTCTCACTCTGCATTCGCTACTCATGCCTGCATTCTCACTCCCACACCCTCCACCACTCGCTTCCGCGGCGGCTTCCCTGGATGCAGGACGCTCCCCTACCCATCCACACCACTAGACACAACCCTCAAGGAGCTGAGCCGATGTATTGTGCGAATGACACAGCTTCGGCGGTGTGCTTAAGCCCCGCTACATTGTCGGCGCAGGACCACTTGACCAGTGAGCTATTACGCACTCTTTCAAGGGTGGCTGCTTCTAAGCCAACCTCCTGGTTGTCTGGGCAATCCCACATCCTTTCCCACTGAGCACACACTTAGGGGCCTTAGCTGGTGTTCTGGGCTGTTTCCCTCTCGACGACGAAGCTTATCCCCCGCCGTCTCACTGCCACGCTCTCACACTACGGTATTCGGAGTTTGGTTGATTTCGGTAACCCGGTAAGGCCCCTAGACCATCCAGTAGCTCTACCCCCGCAGAGAAACACGTGACGCTGCACCTAAATGCATTTCGGGGAGAACCAGCTATCACGGAGTTTGATTGGCCTTTCACCCCTACCCACAGCTCATCCCCCAGGTTTTCAACCCTGGTGGGTTCGGGCCTCCACGACGTCTTACCGACGCTTCACCCTGGCCATGGGTAGATCACCCCGCTTCGGGTCTAGACCACGCGACTCAAACGCCCTATTCAGACTCGCTTTCGCTACGGCTACCCCACACGGGTTAACCTCGCCACGCAGCACTAACTCGCAGGCTCATTCTTCAAAAGGCACGCCATCACCCAAAGGCTCTGACGGCTTGTAGGCACACGGTTTCAGGTACTCTTTCACTCCCCTCCCGGGGTACTTTTCATCTTTCCCTCACGGTACTCGTCCGCTATCGGTCTTCAGGAAGTATTTAGGCTTACCGGGTGGTCCCGGCAGATTCACAGCAAATTCCACGAGCTCGCTGCTACTCGGGAACACCAAACAAACAACCAACAATGCGTTTTCGCGTACGGGGCTCTCACCCACTCCGGCCCGCCATCCCAAACGGTTCCACTAACACACGTGATCATTCCGAGGACTGTCAGATCCTCGACGCTGGGTCCCACAACACCGCCTGCACAACGCCTGACAGCTTGACATGCAAACGGTTTAGCCTCATCCGCTTTCGCTCGCCACTACTCACGGAATCACGGTTGTTTTCTCTTCCTACGGGTACTGAGATGTTTCACTTCCCCGCGTTCCCTCCACACACCCTATATATTCAGGTGCGGGTAACACCACATCACTGGTGCTGGGTTTCCCCATTCGGAAATCCTCGGATCACAGCTCGGTTGACAGCTCCCCGAGGCATATCGCAGCCTCCCACGTCCTTCATCGGCTCCTGAAGCCAAGACATCCACCATGTGCCCTTAACAACTTGACCACAAAGATGCTCGCATCCACTCTACAGTTCTCAAACACCACACCAGAAACAAACGTCCCTAGGGCGATAGCCCTGCGGCGTGTTGCCTCAGGACCCAACAGTGTGCTTCATGAACAACCACCGCTCCGGGCGCCGGCCACAGGTTCCACGATCCGAAGATCAGTACTACCGCGAGCATTGCCCACCAGCCATGACCATAACCAGTAGTTCCACAATTCCTTGAGCAACCAAAGCAACACCACATGCGGGTGTTAAACCCTGGCCACTCCCAACTCTATGAGCTGGGATGTGTTGTGCTCCTTAGAAAGGAGGTGATCCAGCCGCACCTTCCGGTACGGCTACCTTGTTACGACTTCGTCCCAATCGCCAGTCCCACCTTCGACCACTCCCTCCCTTACGGGTTGGGCCATGGGCTTCGGGTGTTACCGACTTTCATGACGTGACGGGCGGTGTGTACAAGGCCCGGGAACGTATTCACCGCAGCGTTGCTGATCTGCGATTACTAGCGACTCCGACTTCACGCAGTCGAGTTGCAGACTGCGATCCGAACTGAGACCGGCTTTAAGGGATTCGCTCCACCTCGCGGTATCGCAGCCCTCTGTACCAGCCATTGTAGCATGTGTGAAGCCCTGGACATAAGGGGCATGATGACTTGACGTCATCCCCACCTTCCTCCGAGTTGACCCCGGCAGTCTCCCACGAGTCCCCGCCATCACGCGCTGGCAACGTAGGATAAGGGTTGCGCTCGTTGCGGGACTTAACCCAACATCTCACGACACGAGCTGACGACAGCCATGCACCACCTGTACACCAACCACAAGGGAAGCCCCATCTCTGAGGATGTCTGGCGCATGTCAAGCCCAGGTAAGGTTCTTCGCGTTGCATCGAATTAATCCACATGCTCCGCCGCTTGTGCGGGCCCCCGTCAATTCCTTTGAGTTTTAGCCTTGCGGCCGTACTCCCCAGGCGGGGCGCTTAATGCGTTAGCTACGGCACGGACAACGTGGATGTCGCCCACACCTAGCGCCCAACGTTTACAGCGTGGACTACCAGGGTATCTAATCCTGTTCGCTCCCCACGCTTTCGCTCCTCAGCGTCAGTATCGGCCCAGAGACCCGCCTTCGCCACCGGTGTTCCTCCTGATATCTGCGCATTTCACCGCTACACCAGGAATTCCAGTCTCCCCTACCGAACTCAAGTCTGCCCGTATCGACCGCAAGCTCAACGTTAAGCGTTGAGTTTTCACGGCCGACGCGACAAACCGCCTACGAGCTCTTTACGCCCAATAAATCCGGACAACGCTCGCACCCTACGTATTACCGCGGCTGCTGGCACGTAGTTAGCCGGTGCTTCTTATCCAGGTACCGTCACTTGCGCTTCGTCCCTGGCGAAAGAGGTTTACAACCCGAAGGCCGTCATCCCTCACGCGGCGTCGCTGCATCAGGCTTGCGCCCATTGTGCAATATTCCCCACTGCTGCCTCCCGTAGGAGTCTGGGCCGTGTCTCAGTCCCAGTGTGGCCGGTCACCCTCTCAGGCCGGCTACCCGTCGTCGCCTTGGTAGGCCACTACCCCACCAACAAGCTGATAGGCCGCGGGTTCATCCTGCACCGCCAGAACTTTCCACCCCCACGCATGCGCGCAAGAGTCATATCCGGTATTAGACCCCGTTTCCAAGGCTTATCCCAGAGTGCAGGGCAGATTACCCACGTGTTACTCACCCGTTCGCCACTCATCCACCACCGAAGTGGCTTCAGCGTTCGACTTGCATGTGTTAAGCACGCCGCCAGCGTTCGTCCTGAGCCAGGATCAAACTCTCCAACAATGTCTTCGAATTCAATCGAGGCAAAATACTTGCTCTCAAAGGAAACCCCAACGAGGGATTTCACTACATAAGCTCTACTGGCTTAGTTCACTAGCACACTGTTGAGTTCTCAAGCAACACACTCCGGAATCACCACCTTATCGGTGGCTTCATCCTCGGCATTTGTTCCAAGCGATATTCAAAGCTTTTGGTCGAGCATGCCTCAGCCTACGGTCTTAGTCGTAGGGAGTCGGCGGCCGCTCGTGGGCCGACGCTGAACATTACCCGGTCCGATCCGCGGTGTCAACCCGCTCGTCCCGGCCTGGTCCTCCGGGGCTTGCGGCCCCGGTGTGACCCGGTGT
Proteins encoded in this region:
- a CDS encoding inorganic phosphate transporter; this translates as MEPSLLVVLVVVTALVFDFTNGFHDTANSMATSIATGALRPRVAVAISAVLNLVGAFLSVEVAKTISSGLVDDTKIGPSIVFGGLIGAIVWNLVTWFVGLPSSSSHALFGGLIGATWISAGTDSVHFGKIVEKVLVPAAASPVIAGVVAMIATYLVYRFLVRGRPATRGFKVGQIVSASLVSLAHGTNDAQKTMGVITLTLVSAGSLPSGAAPPVWVIISAACALALGTYLGGWRITHTLGKGLTDIEGPQGFAAQTSSAVVILVSSRLGFPLSTTHVCSGGIVGSGVGRRDAPVRWRMAGRMVVAWLFTLPAAAVVGAVSGKIASLGTAGTIAVGLAGVAVGAGIWVLSRRNPVTAHSFHVPEPTPADVEPGRLAA
- a CDS encoding type 1 glutamine amidotransferase, producing the protein MTRLLIIQPDASDPPGPLGDWLTDAGADLDLRRPPADDLPTGLDGYQGVVCLGGGMAAEDDAKHPWLADVRRLLATAASRNLPTLGICLGAQLLAVATGGRVEVGADGPEVGPHLVAKKDAAWTDPLFAELPLMQDVLQFHTDAITRLPPGAELLASAPRYTNQAYRLGRCVYGVQFHIETTPEVVESWAADSPEEAGFARPGSLEHDALITVHADVEETWRPFAQRFVRLAAGELEPAAESQRTLPLA
- a CDS encoding rhodanese-like domain-containing protein, with product MTRTLAVPAPAPEAATTYFGAELAFEVDPDDLVRDLEAGHTDGYVVVETRAPEAFAQARIPGAINLPYRDMTPDSTAHLDRDLVYVCYCESINCNAATKGALKLAQLGFRVKRLSGGITAWIAAGYPVEGSVPTATAGIRCAC
- a CDS encoding Lrp/AsnC family transcriptional regulator, which codes for MDPLDDVDWHLLELLQSDGRLTFSELGRRVSLSGSAVTERVRRLEERGVITGYAARVDTTKLGLPIEALVRARVRSLDTPRFRTAVLPLPQVIGADHVTGEECWILRVLCRDTAELEELVEKVQRYGETTTSLVLSSPLRSRAVGRPGSA